A region of the Curtobacterium flaccumfaciens pv. betae genome:
CGGGCACCTTGCCGGTCTCGCGGGTGTTCAGGTCCGCCAGCTCCTGCGCGTGCGCACGGAGGTGCTCGGCCGCGGCGTGCAGCAGTGCACCGCGCTCGGCCGGCGCGGTCCGGGCCCAGGCACCGGCAGCGGCACGGGCACGGGCGACGGCGTTGCGGACGTCGTCCTCGGTCGAGCGGCGCACGGTGGACGCGATCGATCCGTTCACGGGGTCGGTCACCACGAGGTCGTCGGCGGCGGGGGGTGCGATCGTCATGGGGTCCTTCCGGAGGCGGGCGGGGCCTCACACGGTGCTCGGGCTCCGCTGTGTGCGGTCACGGCATCGCGCTTCTCGTCCATCCGGGTCCGCTGCTGGGCGTCCGGACGGGTCCGACCGGTAGACGTGGAGCTGTGCAACAGATCGGTGTGGGCGGAGAACGGTTCGACGGTGTCGGCGAGATCGCGGTGCTCCGCGGTGGGGGACTGGGCGACCTGATGTTCGCCCTCCCGGCGGTCGAGGCCCTGGCCGCCGCGTACCCCGGAGCCCGGATCACGCTGCTCGGGGCACCGTCAGCGCGGCCGGTGCTCGAGGGCCGGAGCGAGGCCGTGCACGCCTTCGAGGAGCTCCCCGTCGTGCCCGGGGTCCGGGACTCCGGCGAGGGCGCACCGACCGAGCAGGACTTCTTCGAGCGGCTGCACGGGCGCTTCGACCTCGCGGTGCAGGTGCACGGCGGTGGCCGCAACTCGAACCCGTTCCTGCTCCGGCTCGGCGCCCGTCACACCGTGGGCACGGCCACCGAGGACGCCGAGGTCCTGGAACGCTGGGTCCGCTACGTCTACTACCAGCACGAGGTCGTCCGGGCGCTCGAGGTGGCCTCGCTCGCCGGCGCCGAACCGGTCACCCTCGACCCCCGACTGCACGTTCCCGAGGCCGCGCGGGCCGGGGTCCGGCAGCGCCTCGGCGTCCGGGGACGACTCGTCGCGATCCACCCCGGCGCCACCGACCCGCGTCGCCGCTGGAGCCCCTCGCGCTTCGCCGAGGTCGCCCGT
Encoded here:
- a CDS encoding glycosyltransferase family 9 protein, whose protein sequence is MQQIGVGGERFDGVGEIAVLRGGGLGDLMFALPAVEALAAAYPGARITLLGAPSARPVLEGRSEAVHAFEELPVVPGVRDSGEGAPTEQDFFERLHGRFDLAVQVHGGGRNSNPFLLRLGARHTVGTATEDAEVLERWVRYVYYQHEVVRALEVASLAGAEPVTLDPRLHVPEAARAGVRQRLGVRGRLVAIHPGATDPRRRWSPSRFAEVARARLAAGDDVVLVGDDSDVPASSAIVASLPPELRERVHDLTGSLPLRELPDVLAAADVVVGDDSGPRHLAVAVGTPTVGVFWFGNVINAGPFDRGRHRVHLSFVTQCPVCGADVTQVGWTAERCEHDPSYVDQVEPEAVLADVEDLLRTV